A region of Pirellulaceae bacterium DNA encodes the following proteins:
- a CDS encoding Gfo/Idh/MocA family oxidoreductase: MTSHRIDSRRRFLRTATSLMVSATVPSTQARAQKTAAKSERMGIGCIGLRYQGSVLAHQAQAYGDIVALCDVDRHVREQARAAFGSTPGIYEDYRALLANPNIDVITIGSPDHWHAKMLIDACRAGKDVYCEKPLTLTIDEGKRIRDVVADTGRVVQVGSWQRSDHRFRLAVEMVRQGRIGKLQSVEVVLGKNKQGGPFATDDPPPELNWDLWQGQTPNVPFCHERSHYTFRWWYAYSGGQMTDWGAHHLDIAQWAIGGYPIRVESRAKFPRIENGYDVATDFEATYRYPEEIVMRVKDYGRNGILFVGSEGRIFVNRGSLSGKPVDHLKVSPLTPEMYTQYEIDNRSRPQRMGKLDAIKNHMGNFFDCIESRRQPISDVESQHRSVSTCHLGNISMWEARALNWDPNAERFVNDQAADNHLSREQRAGYQVT, translated from the coding sequence TTGACAAGCCACCGCATCGATTCACGTCGTCGATTCCTGCGAACAGCCACTTCTTTGATGGTGTCAGCCACGGTTCCCTCAACGCAGGCTCGCGCCCAAAAAACGGCTGCGAAAAGTGAGCGGATGGGGATCGGTTGTATCGGATTGCGGTATCAGGGTTCTGTTTTAGCGCATCAGGCTCAAGCCTATGGGGATATCGTTGCCCTGTGCGATGTCGATCGACATGTTCGCGAACAAGCTCGAGCGGCTTTCGGCAGCACACCAGGAATCTATGAGGACTATCGTGCATTGCTTGCCAATCCTAATATCGATGTGATCACGATTGGTAGTCCCGATCATTGGCATGCCAAAATGTTGATCGATGCCTGCCGGGCGGGCAAGGACGTGTATTGTGAAAAGCCGCTTACATTGACAATTGATGAGGGGAAACGGATTCGCGACGTGGTGGCGGATACAGGGCGAGTGGTTCAAGTGGGGTCGTGGCAACGTAGTGACCATCGCTTTCGACTTGCGGTTGAAATGGTTCGACAAGGGCGGATTGGAAAACTTCAATCGGTTGAAGTTGTGCTCGGTAAAAACAAGCAAGGAGGTCCCTTCGCCACGGATGATCCGCCACCCGAATTAAATTGGGATCTTTGGCAAGGACAAACACCCAATGTACCGTTTTGCCATGAACGATCGCATTACACCTTCCGATGGTGGTATGCGTACTCGGGCGGGCAAATGACTGATTGGGGGGCACATCACCTGGATATTGCGCAATGGGCAATTGGTGGTTATCCCATTCGGGTTGAATCGCGGGCAAAGTTTCCGCGGATCGAAAACGGTTACGACGTGGCAACAGATTTTGAGGCCACCTATCGGTATCCAGAAGAGATCGTGATGCGAGTCAAAGATTATGGTCGAAACGGGATCCTGTTTGTCGGATCCGAAGGTCGGATTTTCGTGAATCGTGGCTCGTTGAGCGGAAAACCGGTTGATCACCTCAAGGTGTCGCCGCTGACACCGGAAATGTACACCCAATATGAAATTGACAACCGATCGCGTCCCCAGCGGATGGGAAAGCTTGACGCAATTAAGAATCACATGGGGAACTTTTTTGACTGTATTGAATCACGTCGACAACCCATCTCGGACGTTGAAAGTCAACATCGGAGTGTATCGACGTGCCACCTGGGCAATATTTCCATGTGGGAAGCACGAGCGTTGAATTGGGATCCAAATGCTGAACGTTTCGTCAATGATCAAGCGGCGGATAACCATTTGAGTCGAGAACAGCGTGCGGGATATCAGGTGACTTAG
- a CDS encoding PSD1 and planctomycete cytochrome C domain-containing protein: MRSFVLFFFLLMPTAVCLSAELESEFEQQIRPLLVANCIKCHGAAKQEGELRLDSRSGLLAGGASGSAIVPGSPSESLLIRALKHDGLEMPPEKSLATREVEAFVSWIRNGAVWPDNLPPLRTAANQIANEDRAWWSFQPIQPPNVPVDPSDNWSRNPIDRFVYQRLQQHSMRPAPMASPTLLVRRLYFDLLGLPPTPKQLDDFFKDDESVRWERLIDQLLSESAYGEHWARYWLDLVRFAESDGWKQDAYRLHIWRYRDYVVKSFNQDKPYPEFVREQLAGDELNPNNPDSLAATGYLRLGIYEYNQRNARAHWNDILNELTDVTGDVFLGMGMACARCHDHKFDPLLQTDYFRLRAFFEPMVWRDDRTYATDLEKTVFHRRDAAWQHATKSLRQQIDELVRPYQDRKQKATIDKFPLEIQACIQKPAEDRTSWEHQMVYLIERQFIEEGNSPLKSLSKDDQETYDQLQQKLVDFESLKPEALPNLMSVSDSRGSISPTVVPGGSTPISVEPGFLTVLETDAPNTVGTPHNSHTSGRRAALAEWIGHADNPLTSRVIVNRVWQQHFGQGIVKSVNDFGQLGDLPSHPELLDWLASQFVESGWSFKHLHKLILTSSTWRQAVEHPEAMRYEQIDPAENLLWRARVRRLNAEQIRDAMLTVSGELEIGVGGPSEDQNSSRRALYIKSFRNTPNELLHAFDQANGLKSEPQRNRTTTAVQSLLMINGEFTLERADAFARRVTADESLTANQAVNVAFRLAWGRLPDDHEREQALRFVGLETNARELSEHLDRWSDLCHVLLNSNEFLYVD; encoded by the coding sequence ATGCGTTCATTCGTCTTGTTTTTTTTCTTGTTGATGCCAACCGCCGTTTGTCTTTCGGCCGAGTTGGAATCGGAATTCGAGCAGCAGATTCGGCCACTCCTTGTTGCCAACTGTATCAAGTGTCATGGCGCTGCCAAGCAAGAGGGTGAGTTGCGGTTGGATTCTCGAAGTGGACTGTTGGCGGGTGGTGCCAGTGGTTCAGCAATCGTGCCTGGATCGCCTTCGGAAAGTTTGTTGATCCGTGCTCTCAAGCACGACGGGCTCGAAATGCCCCCCGAGAAATCTTTAGCGACTCGCGAAGTCGAAGCCTTTGTCAGCTGGATTCGCAATGGGGCCGTTTGGCCTGACAATCTTCCGCCGTTGCGAACAGCGGCAAATCAGATCGCGAATGAAGATCGAGCTTGGTGGTCCTTCCAGCCGATTCAACCACCGAATGTGCCGGTTGATCCCAGTGACAATTGGTCCCGAAATCCGATTGATCGATTTGTTTATCAGCGCCTTCAACAGCATTCGATGAGACCGGCGCCGATGGCCAGCCCAACGCTGCTCGTTCGACGATTGTATTTCGACTTGTTGGGTCTTCCGCCGACGCCAAAGCAATTGGATGATTTCTTCAAGGATGATGAATCGGTTCGTTGGGAACGATTGATCGATCAATTGCTCTCCGAGTCGGCTTACGGGGAGCATTGGGCGAGGTATTGGTTGGATCTCGTTCGCTTTGCGGAATCGGATGGTTGGAAACAGGACGCCTATCGCCTCCATATTTGGCGGTACCGTGACTACGTGGTGAAGTCGTTCAACCAAGATAAGCCCTATCCAGAGTTCGTGCGAGAACAACTTGCGGGCGACGAACTTAACCCCAACAATCCGGACTCGTTGGCAGCAACCGGATATTTGCGACTCGGAATCTATGAATACAACCAGCGCAACGCTCGAGCCCATTGGAATGATATCCTGAATGAACTGACTGATGTGACTGGAGATGTATTCTTGGGAATGGGGATGGCGTGTGCTCGTTGTCACGACCACAAGTTTGATCCGCTGCTGCAGACGGACTACTTTCGCTTGCGAGCTTTTTTTGAGCCGATGGTTTGGCGCGATGACAGAACCTATGCCACCGATTTAGAGAAAACCGTTTTTCATCGTCGCGATGCAGCTTGGCAACACGCGACGAAATCCCTGCGTCAACAGATCGACGAATTGGTCCGACCCTACCAAGATCGCAAGCAGAAAGCGACGATTGACAAATTTCCACTTGAGATTCAAGCCTGTATCCAGAAGCCTGCGGAAGATCGTACTTCCTGGGAGCATCAGATGGTTTATCTGATCGAACGACAGTTCATTGAAGAGGGCAATAGTCCGCTCAAGTCGCTCAGCAAGGATGATCAGGAGACCTACGATCAGTTACAGCAGAAATTGGTGGATTTTGAAAGTTTAAAGCCTGAAGCTTTGCCGAATCTCATGTCCGTGAGCGATTCACGAGGGAGCATTTCGCCAACGGTGGTTCCCGGGGGTTCGACTCCGATCTCCGTTGAACCCGGCTTTTTGACCGTGTTGGAAACGGATGCGCCAAACACGGTGGGAACGCCGCATAATTCGCATACCTCGGGTCGCCGAGCCGCGTTGGCGGAATGGATTGGTCACGCTGATAATCCGCTGACGTCGCGGGTGATTGTGAATCGAGTCTGGCAACAGCATTTCGGGCAGGGTATTGTCAAATCGGTCAATGATTTTGGGCAGCTTGGTGACTTGCCTTCGCATCCGGAATTGCTGGATTGGCTCGCCAGCCAATTCGTCGAAAGCGGTTGGAGTTTCAAGCATCTTCACAAGCTCATTCTGACTTCAAGTACCTGGCGGCAGGCGGTGGAGCATCCGGAGGCGATGCGTTACGAACAGATTGACCCAGCGGAAAACCTGTTGTGGCGAGCACGTGTTCGTCGCCTGAACGCGGAGCAGATTCGTGATGCGATGCTGACCGTCTCCGGGGAACTCGAAATAGGAGTTGGCGGTCCAAGCGAAGATCAAAACTCTTCACGACGAGCCCTTTACATCAAGAGTTTTCGTAACACGCCGAACGAATTGTTGCATGCATTTGATCAAGCCAATGGCTTGAAAAGTGAACCGCAAAGAAATCGGACGACGACTGCAGTCCAGTCGTTGCTGATGATCAATGGAGAATTTACGCTCGAACGTGCAGACGCATTCGCCCGTCGGGTGACAGCTGATGAAAGTCTTACAGCCAATCAAGCCGTGAATGTTGCATTTCGGCTGGCGTGGGGCCGATTGCCTGATGATCACGAACGAGAACAGGCTTTACGATTTGTCGGTCTTGAGACCAACGCCAGGGAACTCAGCGAGCATTTAGATCGTTGGAGTGATTTGTGCCATGTCTTGTTGAACTCAAACGAGTTCCTCTACGTCGATTGA
- a CDS encoding circularly permuted type 2 ATP-grasp protein, whose amino-acid sequence MSALKQFTQQAPFPGYTSAPGSYDEIIDTRGGLRPHWKRFIESSAGLTAEDFGRRWSQAQRLLRENSLAHPEPATRPTHGDHPWTLDALPLMIANDEWKTVSSALQQRARLLDLTLRDLYGPQRLLTGNILPPEVVFRHPGFQLPYCEARPAEERLLHFYAADLARSPDGIWWVVADRCEAPSGAGFALQNRIASSRILPDVIHACQVERLAPFFLAVRRQMTRLSQRGADARVILLSQAAGSDNYLEEAFLARYLGYTLAEAGDLAIRDQRLHLKTLGGLSPVDVLIRRPNSEECDPLELSTTASFGVAGLVQSWHSGQVAIANSLGSGLVESPIFMAFLPQICLALLGEPLAMPGVETFWCGDPNSLKHVLDQLDQLSVKPAYRRRGLAQTQARRLSEMDPDRLRKLILRDPAAFVAQERVVRSSVPVWANSQFHQSFIALRSFAVADDDDYTIMPGALSRVSSSLTPLDRSLLAGEHSKDTWVLADGPVTQVTLLRTAGDDLKLRRGGVDLPSRAAEHFYWLGRHAVRAEISGKLLRAVTLRLTREEDTDELPELPVLLRILAERGQIEPGFVVDAIKDQLPAIENALPAAVFDDQQPGTMRSTVSELVFLSSTVRDLMSIDTWRIIRQMNVDSWPDSESQSLLPVLDQLETLLLQLAAFGGHVSESMTRTHAWRFLDLGRRLERSMQISSIIRTVVEQDQQPNYQALEALLEIFDGVMTYRSRYHTRVEWGPVLDLLLQDESNPRSLAYQLALCATHVSDLPSIGQEDTHRTEQSLADGILNHLRNMDLLSSLQPLKYEASNPLINLLTIAEVTLPELSNVISHKYFFHAGPTQHRL is encoded by the coding sequence GTGTCTGCCTTAAAACAGTTCACCCAGCAAGCCCCATTCCCGGGCTACACCAGCGCGCCGGGATCGTACGATGAGATCATAGACACAAGGGGTGGACTCCGCCCCCACTGGAAACGATTTATCGAGTCAAGTGCAGGCCTGACTGCCGAAGACTTTGGTCGTCGCTGGTCGCAAGCTCAACGGCTGCTACGAGAGAATAGTTTAGCGCACCCAGAACCTGCCACTCGTCCCACGCACGGGGATCACCCTTGGACACTCGACGCGCTTCCACTCATGATTGCTAATGACGAATGGAAAACCGTTTCGTCGGCGCTCCAGCAAAGAGCCAGATTGCTCGATCTGACTTTGCGTGATTTGTATGGTCCCCAGCGATTATTAACAGGGAACATCTTACCTCCCGAAGTCGTTTTTCGACATCCAGGATTCCAGTTGCCTTATTGCGAGGCGAGACCAGCAGAAGAACGATTACTGCACTTTTACGCCGCCGACTTGGCAAGATCTCCGGATGGAATCTGGTGGGTGGTTGCAGATCGCTGTGAGGCGCCATCCGGCGCTGGCTTTGCCTTGCAAAACCGCATCGCTTCTTCCCGCATTTTGCCGGACGTGATCCATGCTTGCCAAGTGGAACGTTTAGCACCATTTTTCCTCGCTGTCCGGCGTCAAATGACGCGACTGAGTCAACGAGGCGCCGACGCGCGTGTGATTTTGCTAAGCCAAGCGGCTGGCAGCGACAACTATCTCGAGGAAGCATTTTTAGCACGCTACCTGGGCTATACCTTAGCAGAAGCGGGTGATTTGGCCATTCGCGATCAACGCCTCCACTTGAAAACACTCGGAGGTCTGTCACCCGTCGACGTTCTGATCCGACGCCCAAACAGTGAAGAATGCGATCCTCTGGAATTATCCACAACGGCCTCATTTGGCGTGGCAGGCCTCGTGCAATCCTGGCACAGCGGTCAGGTTGCGATTGCCAATTCACTTGGATCTGGTTTGGTCGAGTCGCCGATCTTCATGGCGTTTCTACCGCAAATTTGCCTTGCATTATTGGGTGAACCCCTGGCAATGCCGGGCGTGGAAACCTTCTGGTGTGGTGATCCGAATTCTCTTAAACATGTCCTGGATCAACTCGATCAACTGAGCGTCAAACCTGCCTACCGTCGTCGCGGTCTGGCACAAACCCAAGCCCGACGACTGTCAGAGATGGACCCTGACAGGTTGCGGAAACTGATTCTCCGAGACCCTGCCGCATTCGTGGCACAAGAACGAGTGGTGCGATCGTCGGTCCCTGTTTGGGCGAACAGCCAATTCCACCAATCGTTCATCGCACTCCGCAGCTTCGCGGTAGCGGATGATGATGACTACACGATCATGCCGGGAGCACTTAGCCGCGTTTCAAGCTCACTCACGCCACTGGATCGATCGCTACTTGCCGGAGAACATAGCAAAGACACCTGGGTGTTGGCAGACGGCCCGGTGACGCAGGTCACTTTGCTGCGGACTGCGGGCGATGATTTGAAATTGCGGCGTGGCGGCGTGGACTTGCCAAGCCGAGCGGCAGAGCATTTCTATTGGTTGGGACGACACGCGGTTCGAGCAGAAATCTCTGGCAAATTATTACGAGCAGTCACCTTGCGGTTGACTCGGGAAGAGGACACGGATGAACTTCCGGAGCTGCCCGTCTTATTGCGTATTCTTGCGGAACGAGGACAAATCGAACCGGGCTTCGTTGTCGACGCGATCAAAGATCAACTACCGGCCATCGAAAATGCCCTGCCAGCTGCCGTGTTTGACGACCAGCAACCCGGCACGATGCGGTCAACCGTTTCAGAACTGGTCTTCTTGAGTTCCACTGTTCGCGACTTGATGTCGATCGACACCTGGCGGATTATTCGTCAAATGAATGTGGACTCATGGCCAGACTCAGAAAGCCAGAGCTTGCTGCCTGTACTCGACCAACTGGAAACGCTGTTGCTGCAACTCGCAGCCTTCGGCGGACACGTTTCTGAAAGCATGACGCGCACCCACGCTTGGCGATTTTTGGATCTGGGACGACGCTTGGAGCGTTCGATGCAAATTAGTTCCATCATTCGGACCGTTGTCGAACAAGATCAGCAGCCAAATTATCAAGCACTCGAAGCACTGCTTGAGATCTTTGATGGAGTGATGACCTATCGTTCACGGTACCATACACGTGTCGAATGGGGCCCCGTACTCGACTTACTTCTCCAGGATGAATCCAATCCGCGCTCATTGGCCTATCAATTAGCTCTTTGCGCAACACACGTCAGCGATCTACCTTCAATTGGCCAGGAAGATACTCACCGCACGGAGCAGAGTTTAGCGGATGGCATTCTCAACCATTTACGAAACATGGATCTTTTGTCGAGCTTACAGCCACTCAAGTATGAAGCGTCCAATCCGTTGATCAATCTCTTGACGATCGCAGAAGTCACATTGCCAGAATTGTCGAACGTGATTTCCCACAAGTATTTTTTCCATGCGGGCCCCACACAGCATCGCCTCTGA
- a CDS encoding transglutaminase family protein, translating into MNYSVTHTTSYRYSETVAVCHNRLHLAPRETDRQRCHDYRLVLNPPPKLITRQTDYFGNLVDYFSIHGAYRAFEVTSTSHVEVSPSPNFDEMQSEAWEVIRAQARETRRFSSLRHFPLLLPSARVQISEPIRSYAQQSFPANRPILEAIRELNQRIHNDFTFDQQATTIHTTVDEAFRLRRGVCQDFAHLAIACLRSLDLPARYVSGYVRTTPPAGQSRLVGADASHAWCSVYCGDCGWIDLDPTNNLLSGDSHICVAWGRDYDDVSPIQGIFVGGGHHELRVGVDMTPSDEEAKSAASEQI; encoded by the coding sequence ATGAACTATTCGGTTACCCACACGACGTCGTATCGTTACTCCGAGACGGTAGCGGTCTGTCACAATCGGCTCCATTTGGCTCCGCGAGAAACCGACCGTCAGCGCTGCCACGATTATCGGCTTGTTCTCAATCCGCCTCCCAAGCTGATTACTCGCCAAACCGACTACTTCGGAAATCTCGTCGATTACTTTTCGATCCATGGCGCTTATCGAGCCTTCGAAGTGACTTCGACAAGTCATGTCGAAGTATCTCCATCACCGAATTTTGATGAGATGCAATCCGAGGCTTGGGAAGTCATTCGTGCTCAAGCACGAGAGACACGCCGTTTCAGCAGCTTACGCCATTTCCCCTTGCTGCTGCCATCGGCTCGGGTGCAAATCAGTGAACCAATCCGATCTTATGCACAACAAAGCTTTCCGGCCAATCGGCCCATTCTGGAAGCGATACGAGAGCTCAATCAGCGCATTCATAACGACTTCACGTTTGATCAGCAAGCCACGACGATTCACACGACGGTGGATGAAGCATTCCGATTACGTCGAGGCGTTTGTCAAGACTTTGCCCATTTGGCCATCGCTTGCTTGCGATCACTTGACCTCCCAGCACGCTATGTGAGCGGCTACGTTCGGACAACGCCACCGGCGGGTCAATCCAGGCTGGTTGGCGCCGACGCTTCGCACGCCTGGTGCTCGGTTTATTGCGGCGACTGTGGCTGGATCGATCTAGATCCAACCAACAACTTGTTGTCAGGCGACTCCCATATCTGCGTTGCTTGGGGGCGCGATTACGATGACGTGTCCCCTATCCAAGGCATCTTTGTCGGGGGAGGCCATCATGAGCTACGTGTGGGTGTTGATATGACTCCCAGCGACGAAGAAGCCAAATCTGCGGCCAGCGAGCAGATTTAA
- a CDS encoding sugar phosphate isomerase/epimerase: MNPTTAQRTRRQFGQQAIGTTVTCLTALSHASQAAETIAPTKPFSLKYILGSPMYGTTPLPVVSQQAKVIGANYIDLWPRPHADHREQMESMGRLKFQQMLQKHNLKLGMLTRYDLGPYRLASEIELLRDFDGKLIVCGAQQQTGDSLKKRVAKFVESMKPHVAIAEAHDVVIGIENHSGNLLSSPDSLRYFADYAKSPHLGLAMAPYHLPQDPNLIGSLIRHLGKRHLAFFQAWQHGKGCMKKLPKADELLQMPGRGKLDFQPIVAALRDIQYDGWTEIFMHPVPRGIPILPTTQEVSEEINQARSYLSRCVSQVNRQ, translated from the coding sequence ATGAACCCAACAACGGCCCAACGAACTCGGCGACAATTTGGCCAGCAGGCCATCGGCACAACGGTAACTTGCTTGACTGCTCTTTCCCATGCATCACAAGCAGCTGAAACAATCGCTCCCACTAAGCCATTCTCATTGAAATATATCTTGGGATCGCCGATGTACGGCACAACGCCGCTACCGGTGGTTAGCCAACAAGCCAAAGTAATCGGAGCAAATTACATCGATCTTTGGCCCCGCCCCCATGCTGATCATCGAGAGCAAATGGAATCGATGGGCAGATTAAAGTTCCAGCAAATGCTCCAGAAGCACAATCTCAAACTCGGCATGCTCACAAGATACGATTTAGGCCCCTATCGTTTAGCGAGTGAAATTGAGCTTCTCCGAGATTTTGACGGTAAGTTGATCGTATGCGGTGCACAGCAACAAACCGGTGACAGCTTAAAGAAACGTGTCGCAAAGTTTGTCGAAAGCATGAAACCGCATGTTGCCATCGCAGAAGCGCACGATGTGGTGATCGGCATCGAAAATCATAGCGGAAACTTACTCAGCTCACCCGACTCCCTCCGTTACTTTGCGGATTACGCCAAATCACCTCATCTTGGTCTCGCGATGGCGCCGTACCATCTTCCTCAGGATCCAAATCTGATCGGTTCGCTGATCCGGCATTTGGGCAAGAGGCATCTGGCCTTTTTCCAAGCTTGGCAACACGGAAAAGGCTGCATGAAAAAGCTACCCAAAGCAGACGAATTACTGCAGATGCCGGGGCGCGGCAAACTGGACTTCCAACCTATCGTGGCAGCTCTTCGAGATATTCAATACGACGGTTGGACCGAGATTTTCATGCATCCGGTCCCGCGCGGCATCCCAATTCTACCAACCACGCAAGAGGTTTCAGAGGAAATCAATCAAGCTCGAAGCTATCTGTCACGTTGTGTCAGCCAAGTCAACCGCCAGTAA